A genomic region of Erythrobacter sp. SCSIO 43205 contains the following coding sequences:
- a CDS encoding MaoC family dehydratase N-terminal domain-containing protein, with product MNFEDWIGRTQESHDTLTPQHAAQWCATLDIPMPERWIMPQGVHFVLCTPDAPTSALGEDGHPARDESPDSFFPPFPLPRRMWASSDIRFIAPIAVGAVIKRTSRIASISEKDGASGKLAFVNVEHETLANGTLSVKETQTLVYREAAPADAPLSPLGASEGVFDASAWDAHRLIVPDERLLFRYSALTFNTHRIHYDAPYAQNVERYRGLVVHGPLTASLLLQMAASELGDNRLRHFAFRGVSPAIAGDPLNLVMRKSEDGFELGAFASDGRQVTKASVSL from the coding sequence ATGAATTTTGAGGACTGGATCGGGCGCACGCAAGAAAGCCACGACACGCTCACCCCGCAGCACGCCGCACAGTGGTGCGCGACCCTCGACATTCCCATGCCCGAGCGCTGGATCATGCCGCAGGGTGTCCATTTCGTCCTGTGCACGCCCGATGCCCCTACCTCGGCACTTGGCGAAGACGGCCACCCTGCCCGTGATGAGAGTCCTGACAGCTTTTTTCCGCCCTTTCCCCTCCCGCGCCGGATGTGGGCCTCAAGCGATATTCGCTTTATCGCACCCATCGCTGTGGGCGCGGTCATCAAGCGCACCAGCCGTATTGCCTCCATCAGCGAGAAGGACGGCGCGTCCGGCAAGCTCGCCTTTGTGAACGTCGAGCATGAAACGCTCGCAAACGGCACGCTGTCGGTGAAGGAGACGCAGACACTCGTCTACCGCGAGGCTGCTCCGGCTGATGCGCCGCTCAGTCCGCTTGGAGCCAGCGAAGGGGTGTTCGATGCAAGCGCATGGGACGCACACCGCCTTATCGTGCCCGACGAGCGACTGCTCTTCCGCTACTCTGCGCTCACCTTCAACACCCACCGCATCCACTATGACGCGCCCTATGCGCAAAATGTGGAGCGCTATCGAGGGCTCGTGGTGCACGGGCCGCTCACCGCATCGCTGCTATTGCAAATGGCGGCAAGTGAGCTTGGCGACAATCGTCTGCGCCACTTTGCCTTTAGAGGTGTCTCGCCAGCCATTGCAGGCGATCCGCTCAACCTCGTCATGCGCAAAAGCGAGGATGGTTTTGAGCTCGGTGCCTTTGCCAGCGACGGGCGACAAGTGACCAAGGCTTCTGTCAGCCTTTAA
- a CDS encoding acetyl-CoA C-acetyltransferase, with amino-acid sequence MSRRAAIVSPLRTPVGKFLGGLSSLNAGELGAVILKALVERSGIDPERVDDVVFSQGYGNGEAPAIGHWSWLAAGLPLEVPGYQLDRRCGSGLQAVANAAMMVETGMADVVVAGGCESMSNVEHYTLQGRGGARMGDITLYDRLSRGRLMSQPIERFGVITGMIETADNLAKDYKITREEADAYAVRSHQNAAAAWEAGKFDDHLVTVDVPQRRGDPVTFAKDEGFRTDATMETLGKLRAIDSKRDPQAIVTAGNASQQNDAAAACLVVAEDKLEELGLTPSLWFGGWAAAGCDPSRMGIGPVPATERLFERRGYSWDDIDLVELNEAFAPQVLAVLKGWGWSDDDSRREILNVNGSGISLGHPIGATGGRILADMAAEMHRRGARYGLETMCIGGGQGIAAVFERAS; translated from the coding sequence ATGTCCAGACGCGCCGCTATTGTTTCACCCTTACGCACCCCCGTTGGCAAATTCCTCGGCGGGCTTTCCAGCCTTAACGCAGGCGAGCTTGGCGCGGTGATTTTGAAGGCGCTGGTGGAGCGCTCCGGCATCGACCCCGAGCGTGTCGACGACGTGGTTTTCTCACAAGGATACGGCAATGGAGAGGCGCCTGCGATTGGCCACTGGTCATGGCTTGCTGCCGGCCTTCCCTTGGAAGTGCCCGGATACCAGCTCGACCGTCGCTGTGGCTCTGGCCTGCAAGCGGTCGCTAATGCTGCGATGATGGTCGAAACCGGGATGGCGGATGTCGTCGTCGCTGGCGGATGCGAGAGTATGTCCAATGTCGAGCACTACACGCTTCAGGGTCGCGGGGGTGCGCGCATGGGGGACATCACGCTCTACGATCGCCTGTCGCGCGGCCGTCTGATGAGCCAGCCGATCGAGCGCTTTGGCGTTATCACCGGTATGATCGAAACCGCCGACAATCTGGCGAAAGATTATAAGATCACCCGCGAAGAGGCGGACGCTTACGCGGTGCGCTCGCACCAAAATGCGGCTGCCGCGTGGGAAGCGGGTAAGTTCGATGATCATCTTGTGACGGTCGATGTTCCTCAACGGCGCGGTGATCCTGTGACCTTTGCCAAGGACGAAGGCTTCCGCACCGACGCGACGATGGAAACGCTTGGGAAGCTTCGTGCCATCGATAGCAAGCGTGACCCGCAAGCCATCGTCACCGCCGGTAATGCCAGCCAGCAGAACGACGCGGCAGCAGCTTGCCTGGTGGTGGCAGAAGACAAACTCGAAGAGCTCGGCCTTACCCCATCGCTCTGGTTCGGAGGCTGGGCAGCGGCGGGCTGTGACCCTTCGCGCATGGGGATCGGGCCTGTGCCCGCGACCGAAAGGCTTTTCGAACGGCGCGGCTACAGCTGGGACGACATCGACCTTGTTGAATTGAACGAAGCTTTCGCGCCGCAAGTGCTCGCCGTCCTGAAAGGCTGGGGCTGGAGCGATGATGATTCGCGCCGCGAGATCCTCAACGTCAATGGCTCCGGTATCAGCCTTGGTCACCCGATTGGCGCGACCGGCGGGCGCATCTTGGCCGATATGGCGGCAGAAATGCATCGTAGGGGCGCGCGCTATGGCCTTGAAACCATGTGCATTGGCGGGGGTCAGGGTATCGCGGCTGTGTTTGAGCGCGCCTCATGA
- a CDS encoding CoA transferase, whose product MYNLLNDLSIIEVSSFVASPTAGLYCAQMGAEVIRVDHTGGGLDYDRYMLTKEGRSLSWENLNRAKKSVALDLRSGEGRELCVELAAKTGQCITNLPEKSFLSHAAMQAKRDDMVSVRIMGWHDGRQAMDFTVNAAAGYPLMTGPEEWDAKTAPPVSQPLPAWDFITGAYSAFALMSALHHRAATGEGSQMRVPLGDVAIGTLANSGTMAEMLYRGSDRERLGNAIWGAFGRDFQSKCGARFMVAALTPKQWSGLVAAFDVAEEIAALEKELGVDFNAGDRPRFENRHRLFDLFQKAAESFDYETLSTRMADHGCTFEKYRSHHEASTDPVLVTDNPLFGPSPANPSGFEYPATRSFANMPEREAGNPAPAPFLGQHSEEVLADKLGLSSGAIAKLIDAGTVAVSDKDADYSHR is encoded by the coding sequence ATGTATAACCTTCTAAACGACCTCTCGATCATCGAAGTCTCAAGCTTCGTCGCCTCGCCCACAGCGGGCCTTTACTGCGCGCAAATGGGCGCAGAGGTCATTCGCGTTGATCACACGGGCGGCGGGCTCGACTACGACCGCTATATGCTGACCAAAGAGGGTCGCTCGCTTTCCTGGGAGAATTTGAACCGCGCGAAGAAATCGGTCGCCCTCGACCTGCGAAGCGGCGAGGGACGCGAATTGTGTGTCGAACTTGCGGCAAAGACGGGGCAGTGCATCACCAATCTGCCGGAGAAAAGCTTTCTGTCTCACGCAGCGATGCAAGCGAAACGTGATGACATGGTAAGCGTGCGCATCATGGGTTGGCATGATGGGCGTCAGGCGATGGATTTCACCGTCAATGCCGCGGCGGGCTATCCGCTCATGACCGGGCCGGAGGAGTGGGACGCGAAGACCGCGCCCCCGGTCAGCCAGCCGCTGCCCGCATGGGATTTCATCACTGGCGCATACAGCGCCTTTGCCCTGATGTCGGCGCTGCACCACCGCGCCGCCACGGGAGAAGGTTCGCAAATGCGTGTGCCTTTGGGCGATGTCGCTATCGGGACACTCGCCAATTCGGGCACCATGGCTGAAATGCTCTATCGCGGCTCTGACCGTGAGCGCTTGGGCAATGCCATCTGGGGCGCATTCGGGCGCGATTTTCAGAGCAAATGCGGCGCCCGCTTTATGGTCGCAGCGCTCACTCCCAAGCAATGGAGCGGCCTTGTCGCCGCTTTCGATGTGGCCGAAGAAATCGCTGCGCTTGAGAAAGAGCTTGGCGTTGATTTTAACGCAGGCGACCGTCCGCGTTTTGAAAACCGCCACCGCCTGTTTGATCTTTTCCAGAAGGCTGCCGAAAGCTTCGACTACGAAACGCTCTCGACCCGCATGGCGGATCATGGCTGCACCTTTGAAAAATACCGCTCGCACCACGAGGCATCGACCGATCCGGTGCTTGTGACGGACAATCCCCTTTTCGGGCCATCGCCTGCGAACCCTTCGGGCTTTGAATATCCAGCCACGCGTTCTTTCGCCAATATGCCGGAACGCGAAGCCGGAAATCCTGCGCCAGCGCCTTTCCTTGGGCAACATTCCGAAGAGGTGCTTGCCGACAAGCTTGGCCTCTCATCGGGCGCAATTGCCAAGCTGATTGACGCTGGCACCGTTGCCGTTTCCGATAAAGACGCAGACTACTCACACCGCTAA